From a single Girardinichthys multiradiatus isolate DD_20200921_A chromosome 17, DD_fGirMul_XY1, whole genome shotgun sequence genomic region:
- the nfyba gene encoding nuclear transcription factor Y, beta a, whose product MDGDSSTTDASQLGITGEYMAPSHYVLQSQDDDGEENMNDHEDSGIKENYREQDIYLPIANVARIMKNAVPQTGKIAKDAKECVQECVSEFISFITSEASERCHQEKRKTINGEDILFAMSTLGFDMYVDPLKLYLQKFREAMKGEKGMSGVGVGESLGEDLTDDGFTNQLPAGIITSDGQQQNVMVYTTSYQQIPTVQQIQFS is encoded by the exons ATGGACGGAGACAGCTCAACCACAGACGCCTCTCAGCTGGGCATCACAGGAGAATACATGGCTCCCAGTCATTATGTTCTCCAATCCCAGGATG ATGATGGAGAGGAGAACATGAATGACCATGAGGACAGTGGCATCAAGGAGAACTACAGGGAGCAGGACATTTACCTCCCTATTGCCAATGTGGCTCGCATTATGAAGAATGCTGTTCCACAGACTGGAAAG ATCGCAAAAGACGCCAAAGAGTGTGTGCAGGAGTGCGTGAGCGAGTTCATCAGCTTCATCACGTCTGAAGCAAGCGAGCGCTGCCACCAAGAGAAGAGGAAAACCATCAACGGGGAGGACATCCTGTTCGCCATGTCCACGCTGGGCTTCGACATGTACGTGGATCCCCTGAAGCTCTACCTGCAGAAGTTCAGAGAG GCAATGAAGGGGGAGAAAGGGATGTCAGGGGTGGGCGTAGGGGAAAGCCTGGGTGAGGACCTCACGGACGACGGCTTCA CGAATCAGCTTCCAGCTGGGATTATCACATCAGATGGTCAGCAGCAGAATGTTATGGTATACACCACCTCATATCAACAG